CGCTTGCTTTGCCTCGACCGGCCCTTACTTTCCTGCCATGTTCGCAACGGAAACCGCCGAAGAAAAACCGCACGCCGATACCAAAACCCCGCCGCCCGCCGCTGCTCTCGTGAATTTGCTCAAACATCCTGACTGCTTTGCACATCGTCACATTGGCCCCAATCCCGCCGAAGCGTCGGAGATGCTCAAACTGGTCGGTTTTGATTCGCTCGACGCTTTGGCCCGCGCGGCCGTGCCGGAAAAAATACGCCTTCCACACCCGCTCCATCTCCCCGCGGCACTAAGTGAACAGGAGGCGCTGGGGGAGTTGAAACAACTCGCGGCGCAAAACCAGGTTTTCCGTTCATTTATCGGACAAGGGTACTACGATTGCATCACGCCGCCGGTCATCCAGCGCGGCGTGTTGGAGAATCCCGGCTGGTACACCCAATACACACCCTATCAAGCCGAGATTTCCCAGGGCCGCCTCGAAGCGCTGCTGAATTTCCAGACGATGGCGAGTGAACTCACCGCGCTCGATATCGCCAACGCTTCCATGCTCGACGAGGCCACGGCTGCTGCCGAAGCGATGACGATGTCGCACCGCTTAAAGGATGGCCGGAACACGTTCTTCATCTCCGAAGGCTGCCATCCGCAAACCATCGAAGTTGTCCGCAGCCGCGCACGCGCGCTCAAGATTGAAGTAGTGATCGGCAACCACGAGAAGTTTGAGTTCAACGACCAGGTCTTCGGCGCGCTCGTTCAATATCCCGATACGTTCGGCGCGATTCACGATTACTCTCCGTTTGTTGAGAAAGCTCACTCAGCTGGCGCGATGGTAACGGTCGCGACTGATTTGCTCGCGCTCACGCTCATCAAGCCGCCGGGGGAATTCGGCGCGGACATCGCGGTTGGCAGCGCGCAACGCTTCGGTGTTCCGCTCGGTTACGGCGGACCGCACGCCGCGTTCTTTGCCACTCGTGACGAATTCAAACGCCAGATGCCTGGGCGCATCGTTGGTGTGTCCAAAGATTCACGCGGCAAACCCGCGCTGCGTCTTGCGCTCGGCACTCGCGAGCAACACATCCGCCGCGAGAAAGCCACCAGCAACATCTGCACGGCGCAGGCATTGCTCGCGAATATGGCTTCGCTCTATGCCTGTTATCACGGGCAGAAGGGATTGAAAAAGATTGCCAAGCGCATTCACATCATCGCCGACAGCTTCGCGGCCGCTGTCATGACAAAAGGCTTCACCGTTGATTACGCCGAGTTTTTCGACACGGTTGGCGTGGAATGTGAATCAACCAAGAAACGAGATGAAATTCTCCAGCGTGCAACTGAACGCTCAATCAACTTACGCTCACTCGGAGCGAATCTGATCTTGGTTTCGTTCGATGAAACATCGAACACCGCAGTTTTGGCAGAACTGATTTCAATTTTCACGGGCACGACCGTTGACGCGGTCAGCTTTGAAAAGAGTTTGGAGGAGCTGGAGGTTGGCTTCCGCGACCAATTTAAGCGCACCACGCCTTTCCTCCAGCACCCCGTCTTCAACCGCTACCACTCCGAGACCGAGATGCTTCGCTACATCAAGCGCCTCGAATCGCGCGACCTGTCGCTCACGGCTTCGATGATTCCGCTCGGCTCATGCACCATGAAACTCAACGCCGCGGCGGAAATGTTCCCCGTGTCGTGGCCGGAGTTCGCGAAGATTCATCCGTTCGCGCCCATCAAACAAACGCGCGGTTATCAGAAGATGTTTGAGCAACTCGAAACCTGGCTCGCGGAAATCACCGGGTTCGCTGGCATTTCGCTCCAGCCCAACGCCGGCTCGCAGGGCGAATACGCCGGGTTGCTCGTCATCCGCGCGTATCACGAATCGCGCGGCGACACGCATCGCAACGTCTGTTTGATTCCCACCTCCGCACACGGCACGAACCCCGCCAGTGCCGTCATGGCCGGCATGAATGTCGTCGCCGTCGCGTGCGATACCAACGGCAACATCGACGTCGCCGACCTGCGCGCAAAGGCG
The DNA window shown above is from Candidatus Angelobacter sp. and carries:
- the gcvP gene encoding aminomethyl-transferring glycine dehydrogenase; translation: MFATETAEEKPHADTKTPPPAAALVNLLKHPDCFAHRHIGPNPAEASEMLKLVGFDSLDALARAAVPEKIRLPHPLHLPAALSEQEALGELKQLAAQNQVFRSFIGQGYYDCITPPVIQRGVLENPGWYTQYTPYQAEISQGRLEALLNFQTMASELTALDIANASMLDEATAAAEAMTMSHRLKDGRNTFFISEGCHPQTIEVVRSRARALKIEVVIGNHEKFEFNDQVFGALVQYPDTFGAIHDYSPFVEKAHSAGAMVTVATDLLALTLIKPPGEFGADIAVGSAQRFGVPLGYGGPHAAFFATRDEFKRQMPGRIVGVSKDSRGKPALRLALGTREQHIRREKATSNICTAQALLANMASLYACYHGQKGLKKIAKRIHIIADSFAAAVMTKGFTVDYAEFFDTVGVECESTKKRDEILQRATERSINLRSLGANLILVSFDETSNTAVLAELISIFTGTTVDAVSFEKSLEELEVGFRDQFKRTTPFLQHPVFNRYHSETEMLRYIKRLESRDLSLTASMIPLGSCTMKLNAAAEMFPVSWPEFAKIHPFAPIKQTRGYQKMFEQLETWLAEITGFAGISLQPNAGSQGEYAGLLVIRAYHESRGDTHRNVCLIPTSAHGTNPASAVMAGMNVVAVACDTNGNIDVADLRAKA